From the genome of Delphinus delphis chromosome 8, mDelDel1.2, whole genome shotgun sequence, one region includes:
- the SPTBN2 gene encoding spectrin beta chain, non-erythrocytic 2 isoform X1, whose product MSSTLSPTDFDSLEIQGQYSDINNRWDLPDSDWDNDSSSARLFERSRIKALADEREAVQKKTFTKWVNSHLARVTCRVGDLYSDLRDGRNLLRLLEVLSGETLPKPTKGRMRIHCLENVDKALQFLKEQKVHLENVGSHDIVDGNHRLTLGLVWTIILRFQIQDISVETEDNKEKKSAKDALLLWCQMKTAGYPNVNVHNFTTSWRDGLAFNAIVHKHRPDLLDFESLKKCNAHYNLQNAFNLAEKELGLTKLLDPEDVNVDQPDEKSIITYVATYYHYFSKMKALAVEGKRIGKVLDHAMEAERLVEKYESLASELLQWIEQTIVTLNDRQLANSLSGVQNQLQSFNSYRTVEKPPKFTEKGNLEVLLFTIQSKLRANNQKVYTPREGRLISDINKAWERLEKAEHERELALRTELIRQEKLEQLAARFDRKAAMRETWLSENQRLVSQDNFGLELAAVEAAVRKHEAIETDIVAYSGRVQAVDAVAAELAAEHYHDIKRIAARQHNVARLWDFLRQMVAARRERLLLNLELQKVFQDLLYLMDWMEEMKGRLQSQDLGKHLAGVEDLLQLHELVEADIAVQAERVRAVSASALRFCDPGKEYKPCDPQLVLERVAALEQNYESLCKLAAARRARLEESRRLWRFLWEVGETEAWVREQQHLLASAETGRDLTGVLRLLNKHTALRGEMSGRLGPLKLTLEQGRQLVAEGHPGAGQAAARTAELQAQWEKLEALAEERAQRLAQAASLYQFQADANDMEAWLVDALRLVSSPELGHDEFSTQALARQHRALEEEIRGHRPTLDTLREQAAALPPVLSRAPEVQGRLPALERHYEELLARAGERARALEAALALYTMLSEAGACGLWVEEKEQWLNGLALPERLEDLEVVQQRFETLEPEMNALAARITAVNDIAEQLLKANPPGKDSIVNTQKQLNHRWQQFRSLADGKKAALTSALSIQNYHLECTETQAWMREKTKVIESTQGLGNDLAGVLALQRKLAGTERDLEAIAARVGELTREANALAAGHPAQAPAISARLGEVQAGWEDLRATMRRREESLGEARRLQDFLRSLDDFQAWLGRTQTSVASEEGPATLPEAEALLAQHAALRGEVERARSEYSQLRAVGEEVTRDQADPQCLFLRQRLEALGTGWEELGRMWESRQGRLAQAHGFQGFLRDARQAEGVLSSQEYVLSHTEMPGTLQAADAAIKKLEDFMSTMDANGERIRGLLEAGRQLVSEGNIHAEKIQEKADSIERRHKKNQEAVQQLLGRLRDNRERQRFLQDCHELKLWIDEKMLTAQDVSYDEARNLHTKWQKHQAFMAELAANKDWLDKVDKEGRELTLEKPELKALVWEKLDDLHRRWDELETTTQAKARSLFDANRAELFAQSCSALESWLESLQAQLHSDDYGKDLTSVNILLKKQQMLEREMAVREKEVEAIQAQAKALAQEDQGAGEVERTSRAVEEKFRALCQPMKERCRRLQASREQHQFHRDVEDEILWVTERLPVASSMEHGRDLPSVQLLMKKNQTLQKEIQGHEPRIADLTERQRALGAAAAGPELAELQEMWKRLGHELELRGKRLEEALRAQQFYRDAAEAEAWMGEQELHMMGQEKAKDELSAQAEVKKHQVLEQALADYAQTIHQLAASSQDMIDHEHPESTRISIRQAQVDKLYASLKELAGERRERLHEHLRLCQLRRELDDLEQWIQEREVVAASHELGQDYEHVTMLRDKFREFSRDTSTIGQERVDSANALANGLIAGGHAARATVAEWKDSLNEAWADLLELLDTRGQVLAAAHELQRFLHGARQALARVQHKQQQLPDGTGRDLNAAEALQRRHCAFEHDIQALSAQAQQVQDDGHRLQKAYAGDKAEEIGRHMQAVAEAWAQLQGSSAARRQLLLDTTDKFRFFKAVRELMLWMDGVNLQMDAQERPRDVSSADLVIKNHQGIKAEIEARADRFSSCIDMGQGLLARSHYAAEEISEKLSQLQARRQETADKWQEKMDWLQLVLEVLVFGRDAGMAEAWLCSQEPLVRSAELGCTVDEVESLIKRHEAFQKSAVAWEERFSALEKLTALEEQEKERKRKREEEERRKQPPAPEPTASVPEGALLDSQTAPDATWDRAQPRLPAPSQPASVNGVCTDAEAPQPLVEQQRLEQGSFPEGPGSGAGDEANGPRGEKQTRTRGPTPPIMPQSRSSESARVATLPTRGPELSAQEQMEGLLCRKQEMEAFGKKAANRSWQNVYCVLRRGSLGFYKDAKAASAGVPYHGEVPVSLARAQGSVAFDYRKRKHVFKLGLQDGKEYLFQAKDEAEMSSWLRVVNAAIATASSASGEPEEPAVPTATRGMTRAMTMPPVSPVGAEGPVVLRGKDGREREREKRFSFFKKNK is encoded by the exons ATGAGCGAGAAGCTGTGCAGAAGAAAACCTTCACCAAGTGGGTCAACTCTCACCTGGCCCGGGTGACATGCCGGGTGGGAGACCTGTACAGCGACCTCCGGGATGGACGTAACCTCCTGAGGCTCCTCGAGGTGCTCTCGGGAGAGACACTG CCAAAGCCCACAAAGGGCCGCATGCGGATCCACTGCCTGGAGAACGTGGACAAGGCGCTGCAGTTCCTGAAGGAGCAAAAAGTGCACCTGGAAAATGTGGGCTCGCATGACATTGTGGACGGGAACCACCGCCTGACCCTCGGGCTGGTGTGGACCATCATCCTTCGATTCCAG aTCCAAGACATAAGTGTGGAAACAGAAGACAATAAGGAGAAGAAGTCAGCCAAGGATGCCCTGCTGCTGTGGTGCCAGATGAAGACCGCGGG GTACCCCAATGTCAACGTGCACAACTTCACCACCAGCTGGAGAGATGGGCTGGCCTTCAACGCCATTGTACATAAACACCG GCCAGACCTGCTGGATTTTGAGTCCCTGAAGAAGTGTAATGCACATTACAATCTGCAGAACGCTTTCAATCTGGCTGAGAAGGAGCTGGGACTTACGAAGCTGCTGGATCCTGAAG ATGTGAATGTGGACCAACCAGATGAGAAATCAATTATTACCTACGTGGCTACTTACTACCACTATTTCTCCAAGATGAAGGCCCTGGCCGTGGAAGGCAAAAGAATTGGCAAG GTGCTGGACCACGCCATGGAGGCCGAGCGCCTGGTGGAGAAGTATGAGTCCCTGGCCTCAGAGCTGCTGCAGTGGATTGAGCAAACGATCGTGACCCTCAATGACCGGCAGCTGGCCAACTCCCTGAGTGGTGTCCAGAACCAGCTCCAGTCCTTCAATTCCTACCGCACTGTGGAGAAGCCACCCAA GTTCACTGAGAAAGGGAACTTGGAAGTGCTGCTCTTCACCATCCAGAGCAAGCTGCGGGCCAACAACCAGAAGGTCTACACGCCCCGCGAGGGCCGGCTCATCTCTGACATCAACAAG GCCTGGGAGCGGCTGGAGAAAGCTGAGCATGAGCGTGAGCTGGCCCTGCGCACGGAGCTGATCCGCCAGGAGAAGCTGGAGCAGCTGGCCGCCCGCTTCGACCGCAAGGCCGCCATGCGGGAGACCTGGCTTAGCGAGAACCAGCGCCTTGTGTCCCAG GACAACTTTGGGCTGGAGCTGGCCGCCGTGGAGGCAGCAGTGCGGAAGCACGAAGCCATCGAGACGGACATCGTGGCCTACAGCGGCCGGGTGCAGGCGGTGGACGCCGTGGCCGCCGAGCTGGCCGCTGAGCATTACCACGACATCAAGCGCATCGCCGCGCGGCAGCACAACGTGGCGCGGCTCTGGGACTTCTTGCGGCAGATGGTGGCCGCCCGGCGGGAGCGGCTTCTCCTCAACCTGGAGCTGCAGAAGGTGTTCCAGGACCTCCTCTACCTTATGGACTGGATGGAAGAGATGAAG GGCCGGCTGCAGTCCCAGGACCTGGGCAAGCATCTGGCTGGAGTGGAGGACCTGCTGCAGCTGCACGAGCTGGTGGAAGCCGACATTGCTGTACAGGCTGAGAGGGTGCGGGCCGTCAGCGCCTCTGCACTGCGCTTCTGCGACCCAGGAAAAG AGTACAAACCGTGCGACCCCCAGCTGGTGTTGGAGCGGGTGGCCGCCCTGGAGCAGAACTATGAGTCGCTGTGCAAGTTGGCAGCGGCTCGGCGGGCCCGGCTGGAGGAGTCCCGGCGACTCTGGCGCTTCCTCTGGGAGGTGGGCGAGACCGAGGCCTGGGTGCGGGAGCAGCAGCACCTGCTGGCCTCGGCAGAAACCGGCCGGGACCTGACCGGCGTCCTCCGCCTGCTCAACAAGCACACAGCCCTGCGAGGCGAGATGAGCGGCCGGCTGGGGCCCCTGAAGCTCACCCTGGAGCAGGGCCGGCAGTTAGTGGCCGAGGGCCACCCCGGGGCAGGCCAGGCCGCCGCCCGCACCGCCGAGCTCCAGGCGCAGTGGGAGAAGCTGGAGGCCCTGGCGGAGGAGCGTGCCCAGCGGCTCGCCCAGGCCGCCAGCCTCTACCAGTTCCAGGCGGACGCAAACGACATGGAGGCCTGGCTGGTGGACGCGCTGCGCCTGGTGTCCAGCCCCGAGCTGGGGCACGACGAGTTCTCCACGCAGGCCCTGGCCCGGCAACATCGGGCCCTGGAGGAAGAGATCCGAGGCCACCGGCCCACCCTGGACACCCTGAGGGAGCAGGCCGCGGCCCTGCCTCCCGTGCTGAGCCGCGCACCTGAGGTGCAGGGCCGGCTGCCCGCCCTGGAGAGGCACTACGAGGAGCTGCTGGCCCGTGCGGGCGAGCGCGCACGTGCCCTGGAGGCGGCCCTGGCGCTCTACACCATGCTCAGCGAGGCGGGGGCCTGCGGGCTCTGGGtggaggagaaggagcagtggCTAAACGGGCTCGCCCTGCCTGAGCGCCTGGAGGACCTGGAGGTCGTGCAGCAAAG GTTCGAGACCCTGGAGCCTGAAATGAACGCCCTTGCAGCGCGAATTACTGCTGTGAATGACATCGCAGAGCAGTTGCTGAAGGCCAACCCCCCGGGGAAGGACAGCATTGTCAACACCCAGAAGCAGCTCAACCACAG GTGGCAGCAGTTTCGGTCCCTGGCGGACGGCAAGAAGGCAGCTCTGACGTCAGCCCTGAGCATCCAGAACTACCACTTAGAGTGCACAGAGACCCAGGCCTGGATGAGAGAAAAGACCAAGGTCATCGAGTCCACCCAGGGCCTGGGCAATGACCTGGCCGGGGTGCTGGCGCTGCAGCGTAAGCTGGCCGGCACCGAGAGGGACCTGGAGGCCATCGCTGCCCGGGTGGGCGAACTGACCCGAGAGGCAAATGCCCTGGCTGCTGGCCACCCCGCCCAAGCCCCTGCCATCAGCGCCCGGCTTGGAGAGGTGCAAGCCGGCTGGGAGGACCTCAGGGCCACCATGCGGCGACGAGAGGAGTCGCTGGGCGAGGCGCGGCGGCTGCAGGACTTCCTGCGCAGCTTGGATGACTTCCAGGCCTGGCTCGGCCGCACGCAGACCTCCGTGGCCTCTGAAGAAGGGCCGGCCACCCTGCCTGAGGCAGAGGCCCTCCTGGCCCAACATGCAGCCCTGCGGGGAGAGGTGGAGCGGGCCCGGAGCGAGTACAGCCAGCTTCGGGCCGTGGGTGAGGAGGTGACCCGGGACCAGGCCGATCCCCAGTGCCTCTTCCTACGGCAGCGACTCGAAGCGCTGGGAACCGGCTGGGAGGAGCTGGGCCGCATGTGGGAGAGCCGACAAGGCCGTCTTGCCCAGGCCCACGGCTTCCAGGGGTTCCTGCGAGATGCTCGCCAGGCCGAGGGCGTGCTCAGCAGCCAG GAATATGTTTTGTCTCACACGGAGATGCCGGGGACACTCCAGGCTGCTGATGCCGCCATTAAAAAACTGGAAGACTTCATGAGCACCATGGATGCCAACGGTGAGCGGATCCGCGGGCTCCTGGAAGCCGGGCGCCAGCTGGTGTCTGAGGGCAACATCCATGCCGAGAAGATCCAAGAGAAGGCAGACTCCATAGAGAGGAG ACACAAGAAGAATCAAGAAGCAGTGCAGCAGCTTTTGGGCCGTCTTCGGGACAACCGAGAGCGGCAGCGTTTCTTACAAGACTGTCACGAG CTGAAACTCTGGATTGATGAGAAGATGCTGACAGCCCAGGACGTGTCCTATGATGAGGCCCGCAACCTGCACACCAAGTGGCAGAAGCACCAGGCGTTCATGGCCGAGCTGGCCGCCAACAAGGACTGGTTGGACAAGGTGGACAAG GAAGGGCGGGAGCTGACTCTGGAGAAGCCGGAGCTGAAAGCTCTGGTGTGGGAGAAGCTAGACGACCTGCACAGGCGCTGGGACGAGCTGGAGACCACCACCCAGGCCAAAGCCCGCAGCCTCTTTGATGCCAACCGAGCTGAGCTGTTTGCCCAGAGCTGCTCTGCCCTGGAGAGCTGGCTGGAGAGCCTGCAGGCCCAGCTGCACTCCGACGACTACGGCAAGGACCTCACCAGCGTCAACATCCTGCTCAAGAAGCAGCAG ATGCTGGAAAGGGAGATGGCTGTGCGAGAGAAGGAGGTGGAAGCAATCCAGGCACAGGCAAAAGCTCTGGCCCAGGAAGACCAGGGTGCAGGGGAGGTGGAGAGGACCTCGCGGGCTGTGGAGGAGAAGTTCAGGGCCCTGTGCCAGCCCATGAAGGAGCGTTGCCGGCGCCTGCAAGCCTCTCGCGAGCAGCACCAGTTCCACCGGGACGTGGAGGATGAGATC TTGTGGGTGACGGAGCGGCTGCCCGTGGCTAGCTCCATGGAGCATGGCAGGGACCTGCCCAGTGTCCAGCTCCTCATGAAGAAAAACCAG ACCCTGCAGAAGGAGATCCAGGGCCACGAGCCGCGGATCGCGGACCTAACGGAGCGACAGCGCGCTCTGGGTGCGGCGGCAGCAGGCCCGGAGCTGGCTGAGCTACAGGAAATGTGGAAGCGCCTGGGCCACGAGTTGGAGCTTCGAGGGAAGCGACTGGAGGAGGCCCTGCGGGCCCAGCAGTTCTACCGCGACGCCGCCGAGGCAGAGGCCTGGATGGGCGAGCAGGAGTTACACATGATGGGCCAGGAGAAGGCCAAG gacgaGCTGAGTGCCCAGGCAGAGGTGAAGAAGCATCAGGTATTGGAACAAGCCCTGGCCGACTACGCCCAGACCATCCACCAGCTGGCAGCCAGCAGCCAAGACATGATTGATCACGAGCACCCAGAGAG cACGCGCATATCGATCCGCCAAGCCCAGGTGGACAAGCTGTACGCCAGCCTGAAGGAGCTGGCGGGAGAGCGACGGGAGCGCCTGCACGAGCACCTGCGTCTGTGCCAGCTCCGCCGGGAGCTGGACGACCTGGAGCAGTGGATCCAGGAGCGCGAGGTGGTGGCAGCCTCGCACGAGCTGGGCCAGGACTACGAGCACGTGACT ATGCTCCGGGACAAATTCCGAGAGTTCTCCCGGGACACGAGCACGATCGGCCAGGAGCGCGTGGACAGCGCCAATGCCTTGGCCAACGGGCTCATCGCCGGGGGCCACGCCGCCCGGGCCACGGTGGCTGAGTGGAAGGACAGTCTCAACGAGGCCTGGGCTGACCTGCTCGAGCTGCTGGACACGCGGGGTCAGGTGCTGGCAGCTGCACACGAGCTGCAGCGCTTCCTGCACGGTGCGCGCCAGGCCCTGGCGCGGGTGCAGCACAAGCAGCAGCAGCTTCCAGACGGGACCGGCCGGGACCTCAACGCTGCCGAGGCCCTGCAGCGCCGACACTGTGCCTTTGAGCACGACATCCAGGCCCTCAGCGCCCAG GCCCAGCAGGTGCAGGATGACGGCCACCGGCTCCAGAAGGCCTACGCCGGAGACAAGGCCGAGGAGATCGGCCGCCACATGCAGGCCGTGGCCGAGGCCTGGGCGCAGCTTCAGGGAAGCTCTGCTGCCCGCCGCCAGCTGCTGCTGGACACCACGGACAAGTTCCGCTTCTTCAAGGCTGTCCGGGAGCTGATGCTGTGGATGGACGGAGTGAACCTGCAGATGGATGCCCAGGAGCGGCCCCG GGATGTTTCCTCCGCAGACCTGGTCATCAAGAACCACCAAGGCATCAAGGCGGAGATAGAGGCCAGGGCTGACCGCTTCTCCTCTTGCATCGACATGGGACAGGGGCTGCTCGCCAGGAGCCACTACGCGGCTGAGGAG ATCTCAGAGAAGCTGTCTCAGCTTCAGGCACGGCGCCAGGAGACAGCTGACAAgtggcaggagaagatggactgGCTGCAGCTTG TTTTGGAGGTGCTCGTGTTTGGGAGAGACGCAGGTATGGCGGAGGCCTGGCTGTGCAGCCAGGAGCCGTTGGTGCGAAGTGCTGAGCTGGGTTGCACAGTCGATGAAGTCGAGAGCCTCATCAAGCGGCACGAAGCCTTCCAGAAGTCCGCAGTGGCCTGGGAGGAGCGCTTCAGCGCACTGGAGAAGCTCACGGCG CTGGAGGAGCAGGAGAAGGAGcggaaaagaaagagggaggaagaggaacgGAGGAAACAGCcccctgccccagagcccacAGCCAGTGTGCCTGAAGGGGCCCTGCTGGACAGCCAGACAGCTCCCGATGCTACCTGGGACAG agcccagccccgcctgccaGCACCCTCACAGCCAGCCAGCGTGAACGGCGTCTGCACAGATGCGGAAGCCCCACAG CCCCTGGTGGAACAACAGAGACTTGAGCAGGGCAGCTTCCCAGAAGGGCCT GGGTCTGGTGCTGGGGACGAGGCCAATGGGCCACGGGGAGAGAAGCAGACCCGGACACGGGGCCCGACCCCTCCTATAATGCCCCAGAGCAGGTCATCCGAGTCAGCCCGGGTTGCCACCTTGCCCACCCGCGGCCCGGAGCTCTCTGCCCAAGAACAGATGGAGGGGCTGCTGTGCCGCAAACAGGAGATGGAGGCCTTTGGCAAGAAGGCCGCCAACAG GTCATGGCAGAATGTGTACTGTGTCCTGCGGCGTGGGAGCCTTGGCTTTTACAAGGATGCTAAGGCAGCCAGTGCAGGAGTGCCGTACCACGGAGAAGTGCCTGTCAGCCTGGCCAGAGCCCAGGGCAGCGTTGCCTTTGATTATCGAAAGCGCAAGCATGTCTTCAAGCTGGG CTTACAGGATGGGAAAGAATATTTATTCCAGGCCAAGGATGAG GCAGAGATGAGCTCGTGGTTGAGGGTGGTGAATGCAGCCATTGCCACTGCGTCCTCGGCCTCTGGAGAGCCTGAAGAGCCAGCGGTGCCCACTGCCACCCGGGGCATGACCCGGGCCATGACCATGCCCCCGGTATCACCGGTCGGGGCGGAGGGACCTGTCGTACTTCGCGGCAAGGATGGCAGAGAACGAGAGCGAGAAAAGCGCTTCAGCTTCTTCAAGAAGAACAAGTAG